The proteins below are encoded in one region of Fibrella aestuarina BUZ 2:
- a CDS encoding PadR family transcriptional regulator: MRRTYLGEFEEVVLLMVAILDGDGYGVTVSQALEEHTGRVVTFGAVHNTLIRLEEKGFVISELGGATAARGGRRKRLFRVTALGSRALQEIQQLRQELWQLVPPHTLRLSGL, translated from the coding sequence ATGCGCCGAACGTACCTGGGCGAATTTGAAGAAGTGGTGTTGCTGATGGTGGCCATTCTGGATGGCGACGGCTACGGGGTTACGGTCAGCCAGGCGCTGGAAGAGCATACGGGGCGGGTCGTCACGTTCGGGGCGGTGCATAACACGCTCATCCGGCTGGAAGAGAAGGGGTTCGTCATCTCTGAACTCGGCGGGGCCACGGCCGCGCGGGGCGGGCGACGCAAGCGGCTGTTTCGGGTAACGGCACTGGGCAGCCGGGCCTTGCAGGAGATCCAGCAACTGCGGCAGGAATTGTGGCAACTGGTTCCACCTCACACCCTCCGACTGAGCGGCCTATGA